In Bacillota bacterium, the following are encoded in one genomic region:
- a CDS encoding High molecular weight rubredoxin — MDIKALWQLSYGLYVVSSKGDDVINGQIANTGFQITAEPVCVAVAINKQNYTHSLIKASGLFTLSVLSLDTPMELIGKFGFQSGRDTDKFAGLNYGLSPAGVPYLKDYTLGWLGLKLIGQHDYYTHTIFVGELTDAEVLMEGIPLTYAHYYAVKGGTAPKTAPTYRQPEERISEGAYRCTVCGYVYNPKNGDPAAKIPPGTAFADLPEDWVCPVCKAKKDKFEPVG; from the coding sequence ATGGATATAAAAGCCCTGTGGCAATTGTCCTATGGTCTGTATGTTGTAAGCAGCAAAGGCGATGACGTGATAAACGGGCAGATCGCGAATACAGGTTTTCAGATCACAGCAGAACCGGTCTGTGTGGCAGTGGCGATAAATAAGCAGAACTATACCCACTCCCTCATCAAGGCCAGTGGGTTGTTTACCCTGTCCGTCCTTTCCCTAGATACTCCCATGGAGCTGATTGGCAAGTTTGGCTTTCAATCAGGCCGGGACACGGATAAGTTCGCCGGATTGAACTATGGATTAAGCCCGGCCGGGGTGCCCTATTTGAAGGATTACACCCTGGGCTGGCTCGGTTTGAAGCTGATCGGTCAACACGATTACTACACCCACACCATCTTTGTGGGAGAATTGACCGACGCAGAGGTGTTGATGGAGGGCATACCGTTGACCTATGCCCACTATTACGCGGTGAAGGGTGGCACTGCTCCCAAAACGGCCCCCACATACCGCCAGCCAGAAGAGCGGATTTCCGAGGGAGCCTACCGCTGTACGGTGTGTGGTTACGTTTACAACCCCAAGAATGGGGATCCCGCGGCCAAGATTCCGCCCGGTACGGCTTTCGCTGACTTACCCGAGGATTGGGTATGTCCTGTTTGTAAGGCTAAGAAGGACAAGTTTGAACCTGTTGGGTAA
- the eam gene encoding glutamate 2,3-aminomutase, with product MDPRNKSSQELAQERAKQLRERITDYLEAEKSIVTGFRAEEQIRENQARIKKLLHATEEQWQDWRWQMRNRIKSVEVLREIIRLSDGEAEAIERVGKQYRWSISPYYASLIDPEDPRDPIKLMSVPSALEEVPVGQLDPMAEEYTSPVPGVTRRYPDRLIIKVTNQCAMYCRHCQRRRLIGEQDTHMTKEDLARALQYVKDNPEIRDVLLTGGDALMLSDETLDWLLGELRGIEHVEIIRLGSRTPVTLPQRITPQLCEIIGKYHPVFLNTHFNHPKEITREAATACDRLSRQGIPLGNQAVLLNGVNNDVHVMKKLCHELLRIRVRPYYIFHAKHVRGTTHFRCKVETGFEIMEKLRGYTSGMAIPTYIVNAPGGYGKTPILPNYVVSWGKDHVLIRTWEGHLIEYPNYEGELPFEEENNDSYH from the coding sequence ATGGACCCAAGAAACAAGAGTTCTCAGGAACTTGCTCAAGAACGTGCCAAGCAACTGCGGGAACGCATCACCGACTATCTGGAGGCGGAAAAGAGTATCGTCACTGGTTTTCGAGCAGAAGAACAGATTCGGGAAAACCAGGCCAGAATCAAGAAACTCCTGCATGCTACCGAAGAACAGTGGCAGGATTGGCGTTGGCAGATGAGAAACCGCATCAAATCTGTTGAGGTCTTGAGGGAGATCATCAGGCTTTCCGATGGGGAAGCAGAGGCCATCGAACGGGTGGGGAAGCAATATCGTTGGAGCATCTCTCCTTATTATGCCTCTCTAATCGATCCGGAAGATCCCCGGGACCCCATCAAGCTGATGTCAGTCCCCTCGGCCTTGGAGGAAGTACCCGTCGGTCAATTGGATCCCATGGCCGAAGAGTACACTTCACCGGTTCCGGGGGTCACCAGGCGTTATCCCGACCGGTTAATCATCAAGGTAACCAACCAGTGTGCCATGTATTGCCGGCATTGTCAGCGCCGGCGTCTCATCGGAGAACAGGACACCCACATGACCAAGGAAGACTTAGCCCGGGCACTACAGTATGTCAAGGACAACCCGGAGATCAGGGATGTCCTGTTAACCGGTGGCGACGCTTTGATGCTGTCCGATGAGACTTTGGACTGGCTCTTGGGTGAACTGCGGGGAATCGAACATGTGGAGATCATCCGTCTCGGTTCCCGGACACCGGTCACACTGCCCCAACGGATAACCCCTCAACTATGCGAGATTATCGGAAAATATCATCCAGTTTTCTTGAATACGCATTTTAATCATCCTAAGGAGATCACCAGAGAAGCAGCTACGGCTTGTGACCGACTCAGCCGCCAGGGAATCCCCCTAGGCAATCAGGCCGTGCTCTTGAATGGGGTCAACAACGATGTCCATGTCATGAAAAAACTGTGCCATGAACTACTGCGGATTCGTGTTCGACCCTATTATATTTTCCATGCCAAACACGTACGAGGTACCACTCATTTTCGTTGTAAAGTGGAAACAGGCTTCGAGATCATGGAGAAACTGCGGGGTTATACCAGCGGCATGGCCATCCCCACCTATATCGTCAATGCACCGGGCGGATACGGCAAGACACCGATCTTGCCTAACTACGTGGTATCCTGGGGTAAGGACCATGTGCTAATCCGTACTTGGGAGGGGCACCTCATCGAGTATCCTAACTACGAAGGGGAATTGCCCTTTGAAGAGGAAAACAACGATTCTTACCATTAG